A genome region from Pygocentrus nattereri isolate fPygNat1 chromosome 6, fPygNat1.pri, whole genome shotgun sequence includes the following:
- the nr4a2a gene encoding nuclear receptor subfamily 4 group A member 2a, whose amino-acid sequence MPCVQAQYGSSPQGASPASQSYSCPGSGEYSCDFLTPEFVKFSMDLTNTEITAATTSLPSFSTFVDSYNAAGSTASGTSASGANLGYDVKPPCLYQLPHSGDPSTIKVEDMALHGYAHHHHHPHPHHPHQGHLGPQPEEIMVTHSGSVYFKPPSSSSSSSSSSSSSSSSPHAHAPSTPGFQLQAAPAWEDPAGPLHAFHHSYVLEQRKHNPVSRLSLFSFKQSPPGTPTVSSCQMRFDGPLHVAMSHEPSAPPPPHGAPGFAMPGALRKQAAVAFPHALPLAGHHGHAHPHAHQLLDAQIPSPPSRGSPSNEGMCAVCGDNAACQHYGVRTCEGCKGFFKRTVQKNAKYVCLANKNCPVDKRRRNRCQYCRFQKCLVVGMVKEVVRTASLKGRRGRLPSKPKSPQEPTPAPPPVSLLSALVRAHVDSNPSMSALDYSRFHASPDYQLSGDDTQHIQQFYDLLTGSMDIIRAWAQKIPGFTDLPKQDQDLLFESAFLELFVLRLAYRSNPMEGKLIFCNGVVLHRLQCVRGFGEWIDAIVEFSSNLQSMNIDISAFSCIAALAMVTERHGLKEPKKVEELQTKIVNCLKDQLAFPGGGGGGGGGGPARPAPLSRLLGKLPELRSLCTQGLQRIFYLKLEDLVPPPAIIDKLFLDTLPF is encoded by the exons ATGCCCTGTGTCCAGGCTCAGTACGGCTCCTCTCCGCAGGGCGCCAGTCCGGCGTCCCAGAGCTACAGCTGCCCGGGGAGTGGCGAGTACAGCTGCGACTTTCTCACACCCGAGTTTGTGAAGTTCAGCATGGACCTGACTAATACTGAGATCACGGCGGCCACCACGTCGCTACCCAGCTTCAGCACATTCGTGGACAGCTACAACGCTGCGGGCAGCACTGCCAGCGGCACCAGTGCCAGTGGTGCCAACCTGGGCTACGACGTGAAGCCACCCTGCTTGTACCAGCTGCCCCACTCTGGGGACCCTTCAACCATCAAGGTTGAGGACATGGCCCTGCATGGTTAcgcccaccaccaccaccaccctcaTCCTCACCACCCCCACCAGGGCCATCTGGGCCCTCAACCCGAGGAGATCATGGTGACCCATTCGGGTTCCGTCTACTTCAAACCACCCtcgtcctcctcttcctcctcctcttcctcctcttcttcatcctcctcGCCCCACGCGCACGCGCCCAGCACCCCGGGCTTCCAGCTACAGGCCGCTCCCGCGTGGGAGGACCCGGCGGGCCCCCTGCACGCCTTCCACCACAGCTACGTCCTGGAGCAGCGCAAGCACAACCCGGTTTCCAGGCTCTCCTTGTTCTCCTTCAAGCAGTCTCCGCCCGGCACGCCCACAGTCTCGAGCTGTCAGATGCGCTTCGATGGCCCGCTGCATGTGGCCATGAGCCACGAGCCGTCCGCGCCGCCGCCTCCGCACGGAGCCCCTGGCTTCGCAATGCCCGGCGCGCTCAGGAAGCAGGCGGCCGTGGCCTTCCCGCACGCGCTCCCACTAGCCGGCCACCATGGGCACGCTCACCCGCACGCCCACCAGCTGCTGGACGCGCAGATCCCGTCGCCGCCGTCGCGCGGCTCGCCGTCCAACGAAGGCATGTGCGCCGTGTGCGGGGACAACGCCGCGTGCCAGCACTACGGGGTCCGCACGTGCGAGGGCTGCAAGGGCTTCTTCAAG CGCACGGTGCAGAAGAATGCAAAATATGTGTGTTTGGCAAACAAAAACTGTCCTGTGGATAAGCGCCGGAGAAACAGGTGCCAATACTGCCGCTTCCAGAAGTGCCTTGTTGTCGGGATGGTCAAAGAAG TTGTTCGGACTGCTAGTCTGAAGGGCCGAAGAGGCCGTTTGCCGTCCAAACCCAAAAGCCCCCAGGAGCCCACTCCTGCCCCCCCACCGGTCAGTCTCCTCAGTGCACTGGTCAGAGCCCATGTGGACTCCAACCCCTCCATGTCCGCACTGGATTATTCCAGA TTCCACGCCAGCCCTGACTACCAGCTGAGTGGAGACGACACGCAGCACATCCAGCAGTTCTATGACCTCCTGACGGGCTCCATGGACATCATCCGGGCGTGGGCCCAGAAGATTCCTGGCTTTACGGACCTCCCCAAGCAAGACCAGGACCTTCTGTTCGAGTCTGCATTCCTGGAGCTTTTCGTCTTGCGTCTGGCCTACAG GTCTAACCCGATGGAGGGTAAGCTGATCTTCTGCAATGGTGTAGTGCTGCACAGGCTGCAGTGCGTGCGCGGCTTTGGCGAATGGATCGACGCCATCGTGGAGTTTTCCTCCAACCTTCAGAGCATGAACATTgacatctctgccttctcctGCATCGCAGCGCTCGCCATGGTCACAG AGAGACACGGGCTGAAGGAGCCGAAGAAAGTGGAGGAGCTCCAGACTAAGATCGTGAACTGTCTAAAGGACCAGCTGGCCTTCCCcgggggaggaggagggggaggcgGGGGTGGTCCTGCCCGGCCTGCCCCCCTGTCCCGCCTGCTGGGGAAACTGCCCGAGCTGCGCTCGCTCTGCACTCAAGGCCTGCAGCGCATCTTCTACCTGAAGCTGGAGGACCTGGTGCCCCCGCCCGCAATAATAGACAAGCTGTTCCTGGACACGCTGCCCTTCTAG